The DNA segment AATTTATACACCCTATTCGCAAAATTTGGGCAAAGACGCAACGCTGGTTTGGACTATACAAGATAGAGGTCATAGGTAATCCAGCAAATGACGCAAATTTGATAATGATAAATCACAAGAGTATGCTTGACATCGTTGTAATGGAGGAGATTTATCCAAAAAATTTAGCGTGGGTTGCCAAAAAAGAGATAGGCGACATCCCAATAATTGGCAAAATTTTATCTATTCCAAAGATGATACCAATTGACAGATCAAGTCCAAGGGCGATTGTAAATTTACTAAAAGAGGCAAAAGATCGCATACAAAGTGGTCGCGTTATAGCGATATTCCCTGAAGGTACAAGAGCTAGAGGTGATAAACTGCTGAAATTTCAAAGCGGAACGCAAGTCATCGCTGATAAACTGGACTTAAAGGTTCAACCTGTAGTGATTGTCGGTTCTGAAATTTTAGATGTTAAAAAATTTAGCTTTAAAAATGGCAATATTAAAATAGTTTTTTTAGACCCAGTTGATAGAAGCGACGGCGAGTGGCTTTCTAAAACCAGGCTAAAAATGCAAGAAACCTTAGATTACTGGCGTGAGAGATAACACGCCATTTTCACTCTTGCGTAGTAATCTTTACATCAATGAGTCTAGCGTCGCCGTTAAAAATTTTAAGATGAGCAATCGCCGTTATGTTACTATCAATATCTCTTAGTGCTTTTTCAAGCTCCAAAGCTTTTTTAAATGGTAAAAAATACTTCTCAATGCCAAATTTTTGGACATAATCATATCTTTTACCGCTGATATAAACTCCAGCATTCGGTCTAGTTTTATTAATGCTTATCGTTTCATAATTTCCATCTTTATTTGGCTCTAAAACGGCGTAAATATCGGTTAGTTTTGTATCATCAGCACTTATTTTCATATCGTTAAAATCATATCTTAAATAGACATAATTACCGCGAAAAAAATCCCTCGGGTCATATCCCCTTGTTTTTACATAAACATCTTTACCAAGATAAAGTGGCAAAATAGCGTAGATAAAAAAGCCAACTAACAAAAGTGGCTGAATAAAAATAGCTAAAAATTTTATCATTTTACCCTCCTTTTTCTAGCGATAACAAGCAGCAAAACGGCAAATCCTAAAAAGAGCAAACTCGCCCCAAAATAATCGCCAATTAGCTCAACATAGCGAATTAAAGCGGTTGTAAAAATTAAAGTTATGCCGTAATTTATAGAGCCTTGCTTGATAAGAATAATAGCTAAAACAACACAAACGATTGATGAGATAAGTGCCAAACTCACACCAAAATTTAGCAAAAATGGCAAAGCCCCAAGTAAAATCGCCCCACAAAGCAGGTATAAATTTTGATAATAAAAGGCAAAAATAAGCGAAAGTGCCGTAAAAATTATAAAAAGTGTGCTTAAATAGCTTGAAATTTCAAAGTCGTAAGGCAGATAGTAACCCTCAATTTGCAAACAAAAAAGTATAACTACAATGCCTAAAATCGCACTTTGGTAAAAAATTTTAGCTACGATTTTATAGCTGGTTTTGGCTAAAAACAGGCTAATTGAAGCAACAAATAAAAGATAAGAAAGTGTGGCTAAAATATAATTAAACCATAAAAGCTCAACTTTAAAAAATATCAAAAATATATATGTTGAAATAAGCAGAGCAAAGGATAGAAGTTGTCCTTGTGAGTGCCTTAAAACAGCTATGCCAAGTAGGATAAAAACCGCAAAAAACGGCTCAATTTTATGAATATACTCAAAGCTAAAAAAGACCCAAGCAATGGCAATAATAAGCGAAAATGCGCTAACTAGGCTATCTTTAAAGCTAAATCCAAGCAAAGCCACACCAAGCGCACAAAATAAAATGCCATTTGGCAGGTGCTTATCTATGTGATAAATTTGCGAAATCAGGGCGACACTAGCACAAAATACGATTGAGCCAAGCATTAATAAAGCGGTGGCTTGGTTAAATTTTCTCTTTTGATAGCTTAAAAATCCAGCGAAATTTAAAAGAGCCGTAAGAGAGATCAGCAAAAACGTGCGGATAAAATCAGGTATCTCCTCCCAATTTGCCCCAACCAAAACAAAAAGCGAAAGCCCAAAGAAAAAGTAAGCGATGAGCGTTAGGATATTTGTGCTAACCTCGTTTAAATTAATCTCATATCTACTTGCGATTTTTAGGCTAGTCCTCTCATCAATAATCCCCTCATCTCGCCACTTTAAAAGCTCCTCTTTTAAGAAATTTCTATGCCAAATTTTCAAGCTTATCCTTTAAAATTTTTAGCAAAATTTAGCCAAAATTAGCTTAAAATTTAAACCTTGATACGAACCATATCAAGTTTAAAAATATTTTTAGCACAATACGCTATAATCTGCTAAAAATTTTAAAAATAGGAGCTAAAATGGCAGACAAATTTGAATTTCAAACCGAGGTTAATGACCTTTTAAATTTGATGATACACTCGCTGTATTCAAACAAAGAGATATTTTTGCGTGAGCTTATCTCAAACGCAAGTGACGCACTTGATAAGCTAAACTACCTAAGCCTAACCGATGAAGCTTACAAGGCAATAAGCTACACACCTAGAATTGATTTGAAATTTGATAAAGATAAAAAAACGCTAACGATAAGCGATAATGGTATCGGTATGAGCAAAGATGAGCTTATCTCAAACTTAGGCACAATTGCCAGAAGCGGGACAAAGGGCTTTATAAATAGCCTAAGTGGCGACGCTAAAAAGGACAGCTCGCTAATAGGGCAGTTTGGCGTGGGCTTTTACTCGGCATTTATGGTGGCAAATCGTATTGAGGTAGTTAGCAAAAAAGCACTTGAAAACGAGGCATTTAAATGGAGCTCGGACGCAAAAAGCTACGAGATAGAAAGTGCCACAAAAGATATGCAAGGCACGAGCATTACGCTATTTTTAAACGATGATGAGTTTTGCGATGAGTGGAGAGTTGAAAATATCATCAAAAAATACTCAAACCATATCCCATATCCAATTTTTATGGATAAAAGCGAGTATGTAGCGCCAAAAGAGGGCGAAAAAGAAGGCACTTATGAGAGCAAAAACACTCAAATAAACAAAGCCTCAGCCCTTTGGCGTATGTCAAAAAGCACGATAAAAGCTGATGAATACAACGACTTTTACAAGCAAATTTCACACGATAGCACCGACCCATTGCTTCATATACACACAAAAGCCGAGGGCAAGATAGAGTATAGCACCCTATTTTACGTCCCGGCAACCGAGCCGTTTGATCTGTTTAGGGTGGATTATCAAAGTGGCGTAAAACTCTATGTAAAGCGTGTCTTTATCACTGATGATGCAAAGGAGCTTTTACCACCATTTTTACGCTTTGTGCGTGGTGTGATTGACGTTGAAGATTTACCACTAAATGTAAGCCGTGAAATTTTACAAGAAAACGCCATAATGAGAAGCGTAAAAGAGCAAAGTGTAAAGAAAATTTTAAGTGAGCTAGGCAAGTTAAAAGAGAGCGATAGAGAAAAATACATAAAATTTTACACACTTTTTGGCAAGGTGCTAAAAGAGGGACTTTATGGCTTTGGCAACGACAAAGAGCAAATTTTAGACCTAGTGCTGTTTAAATCAAGCAAAAGAGATGGATTAATTAGCCTAAAAGAGTATAAAGAGGCGATGAGTGCGGATCAAAAATCAATCTACTACATCAGTGGCAACAAAGAGAGTATGCTAAGAAACTCTCCACTTCTTGAAAGCTTTAAGGCAAAGGGCATTGAGGTGCTTTTAATGGACGAGGAGATTGATACAATCGTAATGCCAATGGTAAATGAGTTTGACAAAACGCCGTTTAAGTCAATCTCACACTCTGACATTGATGATGAGATAAAAAGCGATGAGAAAGCCGATGAGAGCAAGGTGGCTAAAACGCTTGTTAAAATGCGTGAAATTTTAAAAGATGACGTTAAGGACGTGCGTTTAAG comes from the Campylobacter mucosalis genome and includes:
- a CDS encoding lysophospholipid acyltransferase family protein, whose protein sequence is MILSRIKGAFYAVEFILSVVCVVISMWLFPKFIHPIRKIWAKTQRWFGLYKIEVIGNPANDANLIMINHKSMLDIVVMEEIYPKNLAWVAKKEIGDIPIIGKILSIPKMIPIDRSSPRAIVNLLKEAKDRIQSGRVIAIFPEGTRARGDKLLKFQSGTQVIADKLDLKVQPVVIVGSEILDVKKFSFKNGNIKIVFLDPVDRSDGEWLSKTRLKMQETLDYWRER
- a CDS encoding GDYXXLXY domain-containing protein, translating into MIKFLAIFIQPLLLVGFFIYAILPLYLGKDVYVKTRGYDPRDFFRGNYVYLRYDFNDMKISADDTKLTDIYAVLEPNKDGNYETISINKTRPNAGVYISGKRYDYVQKFGIEKYFLPFKKALELEKALRDIDSNITAIAHLKIFNGDARLIDVKITTQE
- a CDS encoding DUF2157 domain-containing protein, with the protein product MKIWHRNFLKEELLKWRDEGIIDERTSLKIASRYEINLNEVSTNILTLIAYFFFGLSLFVLVGANWEEIPDFIRTFLLISLTALLNFAGFLSYQKRKFNQATALLMLGSIVFCASVALISQIYHIDKHLPNGILFCALGVALLGFSFKDSLVSAFSLIIAIAWVFFSFEYIHKIEPFFAVFILLGIAVLRHSQGQLLSFALLISTYIFLIFFKVELLWFNYILATLSYLLFVASISLFLAKTSYKIVAKIFYQSAILGIVVILFCLQIEGYYLPYDFEISSYLSTLFIIFTALSLIFAFYYQNLYLLCGAILLGALPFLLNFGVSLALISSIVCVVLAIILIKQGSINYGITLIFTTALIRYVELIGDYFGASLLFLGFAVLLLVIARKRRVK
- the htpG gene encoding molecular chaperone HtpG, producing the protein MADKFEFQTEVNDLLNLMIHSLYSNKEIFLRELISNASDALDKLNYLSLTDEAYKAISYTPRIDLKFDKDKKTLTISDNGIGMSKDELISNLGTIARSGTKGFINSLSGDAKKDSSLIGQFGVGFYSAFMVANRIEVVSKKALENEAFKWSSDAKSYEIESATKDMQGTSITLFLNDDEFCDEWRVENIIKKYSNHIPYPIFMDKSEYVAPKEGEKEGTYESKNTQINKASALWRMSKSTIKADEYNDFYKQISHDSTDPLLHIHTKAEGKIEYSTLFYVPATEPFDLFRVDYQSGVKLYVKRVFITDDAKELLPPFLRFVRGVIDVEDLPLNVSREILQENAIMRSVKEQSVKKILSELGKLKESDREKYIKFYTLFGKVLKEGLYGFGNDKEQILDLVLFKSSKRDGLISLKEYKEAMSADQKSIYYISGNKESMLRNSPLLESFKAKGIEVLLMDEEIDTIVMPMVNEFDKTPFKSISHSDIDDEIKSDEKADESKVAKTLVKMREILKDDVKDVRLSSRLSESAAVLIYDKNDPDFAMQGILKQMGQSDLPKIKPILEINANHEIFAKLEQNELMVNDISRLLLDMAKINEGMDIENPGEFSKILTKIIIKAI